A genomic region of Branchiostoma lanceolatum isolate klBraLanc5 chromosome 4, klBraLanc5.hap2, whole genome shotgun sequence contains the following coding sequences:
- the LOC136432114 gene encoding uncharacterized protein, which yields MREEILDLVDSITDLQQMGMEEDFCSMKSNLETDVANITASNPNCGPDDIPVILEYIADGKYDTVVAWAEDKCPVSTSDGGSTLPSATLVIALQLMAAVAVGRWRIELP from the exons ATGCGGGAGGAGATACTGGACTTAGTGGACTCCATCACGGACCTACAGCAGATGGGGATGGAGGAAGATTTCTGCAG TATGAAGTCTAATTTGGAGACTGATGTGGCCAACATCACAGCATCGAATCCCAACTGTGGACCCGACGATATCCCTGTTATCCTGGAGTACATAGCAG ACGGCAAGTACGACACTGTGGTAGCCTGGGCGGAAGACAAGTGCCCAGTGAGCACCAGTGATGGCGGCTCCACTCTCCCGTCGGCAACCCTGGTCATCGCCCTCCAGCTCATGGCGGCTGTCGCTGTGGGGCGGTGGCGTATAGAGCTCCCGTAG
- the LOC136432763 gene encoding malignant fibrous histiocytoma-amplified sequence 1-like has product MAALDVMQQQPMAPAMSLTMGDIASRVSTDDSGKREMNLCRSDLVTVPLQVYQFKDVVTLDLSYNKIARITPDIADMRSLEVLLLKENLIKSLPLKMASLVKLRRADFSNNRLVKAVPEVLLGINSLEELDLSGNQLTTFPEKPRLKRVAKLNLSRNRFVSFPKAVLGMRALIELDVSFNTMREMTDDEECRMRFLKRLDVSHNELPFLPRFILDLKSLEVMDASANKLRRVSDGPCHLSKLRRINLSQNEFQSVPKIVSLLKGVEDIDISNNQMADWIVEGKVYGATSIKRLKISDNKFETLPEIVEKLERLEILDASNNAIKDMPYELECIKRLRKLNLAGNKFVQIPAVVLALVALEELDMSNNHIADVADEECLMKRLKKVNIERNCLTSIPAFLLQRSRLVELDMSDNKLFTTTPTGQAPKWGKLKTLCLQNNFLSSISDLLPNMGEIQELNVSNNNLSTLKGIKGRKRLKKVLLRNNQFEAFPKELTLLHELEELDLGENDIDWLPVDMKYLSKLRVLLADGNNIEALPNAILEMAGLAVLTVKDNPLRQPPLDVCNEGLPMIYEYVTEMKRTGIAQMPHHKVVVLGGPGSGKSSLVRTLLQSESHLTGEDDEPFYPENPTVPESHLWTFDEFEVELVDTSGFDHFTDRLVIPKNALYLVLFNAHEYVSSKYREAVGNWLELLNARVPQCRVLLVGTHSDFCTAKDFAAKHMEIMARIQQQEQHLISELQTKVKDINDAMKSHSRLEPSNELYGLNREMLLERRQELEHFIRNRCSLPSKVFAVSSSPELAGLDDLANEIVGFMMKEKKPANSETFPVPWSWRELYTVLRRHGEGRQVMTWDEVEDVARELTGLSGPKLEIAIRFLHHRRDIFWFGAEVESPLLSDLLFPNPTQFFKVIKVIFLFLLRGDIEKLFDFNHPRFRSAGVRNISEDDFEDRKAEFLKHGMLDETILRFLWSQFGDLYGDILSGVIAALQHLGLWYVTTSRSDNRVMHVPWYFSDDAKATHYELFWPPRVPEDTEQLTIIFGFRQWYPTGFFEAASVCMQEYIDPVATRADWKDGVLATTPSRMRVYLGRRAAETSAVVELAMRGDSFEIDTMWTEILRIYRGVAALLASWPGLRYDVYLVCPHCVKRNIDMPHMFYKEVLRQPRGKRRVICPRAAGGFVDPKLVFPPDEETGGLRRYVVNTPKTPAADIKPKMTTVIPQLDLGIGVEVVLQPDPLPSVLPLTAAVGEDRYREILMQHRATIIQELNVRPLRDYLVQRKVLKPAEFQVILTELTNQDEASKLIHMIMARGPRAFNVFCAALQRCGYPGLAAKLLRPIATKTELKVPSVRLKDQQSSMASMSSSVKDLSLGESTISPGISSSLYAPSTIGRLPMVNDYVAKSYDDKGIEAQHKLALQRHRLTIIRHLDVRDIRDYMLKNHAIKEADMAAILTQLTRQDEAAKLVDILSQRPEHGFPIFCKALQKYGYPALARQLTRPTHLPSVRARPVRGLPPRGRHYGTLPPWGNRKKVNMGARAMPFQTNLGKRRGGGSITLGRLPPIDKTSSSWETLTSTDVMDMSH; this is encoded by the exons atggccgccctTGACGTCATGCAGCAACAGCCCATGGCTCCGGCCATGAGCCTGACTATGGGGGATATCGCGTCCAGAGTGTCCACTGACGACAGCGGTAAGAGAGAGATGAACCTGTGTCGGTCTGACCTGGTCACCGTGCCCCTCCAAGTCTACCAGTTCAAGGACGTCGTGACCTTGGACTTGAGTTACAACAAGATCGCGAGGATCACGCCCGACATAGCGGACATGAGGTCGCTCGAGGTTCTACTGCTGAAGGAAAACCTCATCAAATCTCTGCCGTTAAAGATGGCTTCCCTTGTGAAGCTCCGACGCGCCGACTTCTCCAACAACCGTCTAGTTAAGGCTGTACCCGAAGTCCTTCTTGGCATAAACAGCCTAGAAGAGTTGGATCTTTCCGGTAACCAACTCACCACGTTCCCAGAGAAGCCGAGGCTGAAGAGAGTGGCGAAGTTGAACTTGTCTCGGAACAGGTTCGTGTCTTTCCCGAAGGCCGTACTGGGCATGCGCGCTCTGATTGAACTTGACGTCTCGTTCAACACCATGAGAGAAATGACGGACGACGAGGAGTGCCGTATGAGGTTCCTCAAACGACTGGACGTGAGCCACAACGAGCTGCCCTTTCTACCTCGTTTCATACTTGATCTCAAGAGTCTCGAAGTCATGGATGCTTCGGCCAACAAACTTCGGAGGGTGTCGGACGGACCGTGTCATCTATCAAAACTAAGAAGAATCAATCTTTCTCAGAACGAGTTCCAGTCCGTCCCCAAAATCGTATCTCTTCTGAAAGGGGTCGAAGATATCGATATTTCGAACAACCAGATGGCAGACTGGATCGTAGAGGGAAAAGTCTATGGTGCAACGAGCATCAAGAGACTGAAAATCTCAGACAACAAGTTTGAAACGCTTCCTGAAATTGTAGAGAAGCTGGAAAGATTAGAGATCTTAGACGCGTCAAATAACGCGATAAAGGACATGCCATATGAGCTAGAGTGTATCAAGCGTCTCAGGAAACTCAACTTGGCCGGTAACAAGTTCGTGCAAATCCCCGCGGTTGTGTTGGCTCTCGTCGCGTTGGAGGAACTGGACATGTCGAACAACCATATTGCAGACGTGGCAGACGAGGAATGCCTGATGAAGAGGTTGAAGAAAGTGAACATTGAGCGGAACTGTCTGACGTCTATACCCGCGTTTCTCCTCCAGAGGAGCAGGCTTGTAGAACTGGACATGTCGGACAATAAGCTGTTCACTACGACTCCCACCGGTCAGGCACCAAAGTGGGGGAAGCTGAAGACCCTGTGTCTACAGAACAACTTCCTGAGCTCCATCTCTGACCTGCTACCCAACATGGGGGAGATACAAGAACTTAATGTCAGCAACAACAACTTGAGCACACTGAAGGGTATCAAGGGAAGAAAACGTCTGAAGAAGGTCCTGCTTCGTAACAATCAGTTCGAGGCCTTTCCTAAGGAGCTGACTCTTCTACATGAGCTTGAGGAACTTGATCTGGGAGAAAACGACATCGATTGGCTTCCTGTGGACATGAAGTATCTGTCGAAACTCAGAGTTCTTCTCGCGGACGGTAACAACATTGAAGCCTTGCCTAACGCCATCTTGGAAATGGCGGGACTGGCAGTGCTCACGGTCAAAGACAACCCCCTCCGCCAGCCTCCCTTAGACGTTTGCAACGAAGGTTTGCCGATGATATACGAGTATGTGACGGAGATGAAGAGAACGGGGATCGCGCAGATGCCTCATCACAAGGTGGTGGTGCTCGGGGGACCCGGCTCAGGGAAGTCCAGCTTGGTGCGGACGCTTCTGCAGAGTGAGTCGCACCTCACGGGAGAAGACGACGAACCTTTCTACCCAGAGAACCCCACCGTCCCGGAGAGTCATCTGTGGACGTTTGACGAGTTCGAAGTAGAACTGGTGGACACCAGTGGTTTCGACCACTTCACCGACCGGCTGGTCATTCCGAAGAACGCCTTGTATTTGGTCCTGTTCAACGCACACGAGTACGTCAGTTCCAAGTACAGAGAGGCCGTCGGGAACTGGCTGGAGCTGCTGAACGCCCGCGTGCCGCAGTGCCGCGTCCTCCTAGTCGGCACCCACAGCGACTTCTGCACAGCCAAAGACTTCGCCGCCAAGCACATGGAAATCATGGCGCGCATCCAGCAGCAAGAGCAGCACCTCATCTCGGAACTGCAGACCAAAGTCAAAGACATCAACGATGCTATGAAAAGCCACAGCAGACTGGAGCCCTCCAATGAACTCTACGGCTTGAACAGGGAGATGCTGTTGGAGAGAAGACAGGAGCTGGAGCATTTCATCCGCAATCGGTGTAGTCTCCCGAGCAAAGTGTTCGCGGTCAGTTCCTCGCCGGAGCTCGCGGGTCTGGACGACTTAGCGAACGAGATCGTCGGCTTCATGATGAAGGAGAAGAAGCCAGCCAACAGCGAGACCTTCCCGGTGCCGTGGTCGTGGAGAGAGCTGTACACCGTCCTGCGGAGGCACGGGGAGGGGAGGCAGGTCATGACGTGGGACGAAGTGGAAGACGTCGCCCGAGAGCTGACAGGTCTCAGCGGCCCAAAGCTGGAAATCGCGATCAGGTTCCTTCACCACAGACGGGACATCTTCTGGTTCGGTGCCGAGGTGGAGTCTCCTCTCCTGAGCGACCTGCTGTTTCCCAATCCTACACAGTTCTTCAAGGTCATCAAGGTCATCTTCCTGTTCCTGCTCAGAGGTGACATCGAGAAGCTTTTCGACTTCAACCACCCGCGCTTCCGGTCAGCTGGCGTCCGGAACATCAGTGAAGACGACTTCGAAGACCGCAAGGCGGAATTCCTGAAGCACGGCATGCTCGACGAAACGATCCTCCGCTTCCTGTGGAGCCAGTTCGGCGATCTGTACGGGGACATCCTATCTGGCGTCATCGCCGCCCTGCAGCATCTCGGCCTTTGGTACGTCACAACCAGCCGCTCCGACAACAGAGTCATGCACGTCCCGTGGTACTTCTCCGACGACGCCAAGGCGACGCACTACGAGCTGTTCTGGCCACCGAGGGTCCCGGAAGACACCGAACAACTCACCATCATCTTTGGCTTCAGACAGTGGTATCCGACGGGCTTCTTTGAAGCAGCAAGTGTCTGTATGCAGGAGTATATCGATCCGGTGGCTACCCGTGCAGACTGGAAGGACGGGGTCCTGGCGACGACTCCCTCCCGCATGAGAGTCTACCTGGGCCGTAGGGCAGCCGAGACCTCCGCAGTGGTGGAGCTGGCCATGCGAGGGGACAGCTTCGAGATAGACACCATGTGGACGGAAATCCTCAGAATCTATCGG GGAGTGGCTGCTCTGCTGGCCAGCTGGCCGGGCCTGAGGTACGATGTCTATCTGGTCTGCCCCCACTGCGTCAAGCGCAACATCGACATGCCGCACATGTTCTACAAG GAGGTTCTCCGCCAGCCTCGTGGCAAGAGGCGCGTGATCTGTCCCAGGGCCGCCGGAGGCTTCGTGGACCCCAAGCTCGTCTTCCCACCGGATGAAG AGACGGGAGGACTCCGGAGATACGTGGTCAACACGCCAAAGACTCCTGCTGCCGACATCAAACCAAAGATGACCACAG TGATCCCCCAGCTGGACCTGGGCATCGGTGTGGAGGTGGTCCTACAGCCTGACCCGCTACCGTCTGTCCTGCCACTGACGGCCGCTGTTGGCGAGGACAGGTACCGAGAGATCCTCATGCAGCATCGGGCTACCATCATACAG GAACTAAACGTTCGGCCGTTACGAGACTACCTGGTCCAGAGGAAGGTCCTGAAGCCGGCTGAGTTCCAGGTTATCCTGACGGAGCTGACCAATCAGGACGAGGCCTCTAAACTCATCCACATGATCATGGCGAGAGGACCTCGGGCCTTCAACGTCTTCTGTGCCGCCTTACAACGGTGCGGGTACCCGGGACTAGCGGCCAAACTGCTCAGGCCTATCGCCACCAAGACAG AGCTGAAGGTACCATCCGTCCGGCTGAAGGACCAGCAGTCTTCCATGGCGTCCATGTCCAGCTCCGTCAAGGACCTGTCTCTGGGCGAGTCGACTATTTCCCCGGGGATTTCCAGCAGTCTCTACGCTCCCAGCACCATTGGTCGTCTCCCCATGGTTAACGACTACGTCGCCAAGTCGTacgacgacaaag GTATAGAGGCTCAACACAAGCTGGCGCTGCAGCGTCACCGCCTGACTATCATCCGTCACCTGGACGTGCGCGACATCCGGGACTACATGCTGAAGAACCACGCCATCAAGGAGGCAGACATGGCCGCCATCCTGACTCAGCTCACTCGACAGGACGAAGCAGCCAAACTGGTGGACATCCTGAGCCAAAG GCCCGAACATGGCTTCCCGATATTCTGCAAAGCACTCCAGAAGTACGGATACCCGGCATTAGCAAGACAGCTGACAAGACCAACCCATCTGCCATCAG TCCGAGCTCGCCCAGTGAGAGGACTGCCTCCACGGGGAAGGCACTATGGAACACTGCCGCCATGGGGCAATC GTAAGAAGGTCAACATGGGAGCCAGAGCGATGCCATTCCAAACCAACCTGGGAAAGAGACGGGGTGGCGGCAGCATCACCCTGGGAAGACTGCCCCCTATCGACAAGACTAGCTCATCGTGGGAGACGTTAACCTCTACTGACGTCATGGACATGTCACACTAG
- the LOC136432764 gene encoding uncharacterized protein, producing MDLFTVAAAITALSAVVIYFLLSQLTTQSSSWPKTKQPLAYIRKVMPKKRKFQMLHNSLDDFIPVGEAATVHDVVQLFARRGNEFSVYSIDWEQEVVVLIRPVDGVDLKAHPFFREAQRRKAAEVLCIPLERLQDVASAVADKVAHVQEIFIFMTGRCGSTLVTQFVEATSVAQAVSEPDVFSVISMALYRFKRSSQHGQTPSRHDCSTVLSNEESTIALLRNVVTLMNYSLVTSDPRHRDVIFYKFRHDVILVGDLMARAFPSAKTVFMYRNGLEVSDSFKRAFFQQSYVLYRAYRLAVSLGLGMLLSPPPDFRCFGDDPKFCTVRAYGSGPFYLAACWVGVMQCAADLQKKQPGHFFHAVIYYSALVNDKEKTFRLLMKKLGLRWSPEDPEEDTDKIEKALVADSQAGTIASLKGRRPGEKWALDVSSRWIGQWEREIFKDVCRHGGNEITGPGFLLPDTIV from the exons ATGGATCTATTCACAGTGGCCGCAGCCATTACAGCTCTAAGTGCAGTCGTTATCTACTTCCTACTCTCACAACTGACTACACAATCGTCATCTTGGCCCAAG aCTAAGCAACCTCTGGCTTACATTCGAAAAGTGATGCCAAAGAAAAGGAAATTTCAGATGCTCCACAACTCTCTTGACGACTTCATACCCGTAGGGGAAGCAGCAACTGTCCATGACGTGGTACAACTATTTGCTCGTCGTGGGAACGAGTTTTCTGTTTACAGCATAGACTGGGAACAAGAAGTGGTGGTGCTCATTCGACCCGTGGATGGTGTGGATCTGAAAGCACATCCGTTCTTTCGTGAG GCTCAGAGACGAAAAGCGGCCGAGGTTCTCTGTATTCCTCTCGAGCGACTTCAGGACGTGGCGAGTGCCGTAGCTGACAAGGTTGCGCATGTGCAAGAAATCTTCATCTTCATGACAG GGCGATGTGGGTCGACTCTGGTGACGCAATTTGTAGAGGCCACTTCGGTGGCACAGGCTGTGAGTGAGCCAGATGTGTTTTCCGTCATATCCATGGCTCTCTACCGATTCAAGCGGTCCTCTCAACATGGCCAAACTCCATCTCGTCACGACTGTTCTACGGTCCTGTCAAATGAAGAATCTACCATAGCCCTTTTGAGAAACGTTGTCACTTTGATGAACTACAGCCTCGTGACGTCAGATCCACGTCATCGTGACGTCATTTTCTACAAGTTCAGGCACGACGTCATCCTCGTGGGGGACCTGATGGCTCGAGCCTTCCCGTCCGCCAAGACCGTCTTCATGTACAGGAATGGTCTGGAAGTTTCTGATTCATTCAAACGAGCATTCTTCCAGCAGAGCTACGTGCTTTACCGGGCTTATCGACTAGCAGTAAGCCTTGGTTTGGGGATGCTGCTGTCCCCGCCACCTGACTTTCGCTGTTTTGGAGACGACCCCAAGTTCTGTACGGTGCGTGCTTACGGCTCGGGCCCCTTCTACCTAGCCGCGTGTTGGGTCGGTGTGATGCAGTGCGCCGCCGATCTGCAGAAGAAGCAACCTGGGCATTTCTTCCACGCAGTCATCTATTACTCAGCCCTCGTCAACGACAAAGAGAAGACATTCCGTCTACTGATGAAGAAGCTCGGTTTGAGGTGGAGTCCAGAAGACCCGGAAGAAGACACAGATAAGATCGAGAAAGCATTGGTTGCGGACAGCCAAGCAGGAACCATAGCGTCATTGAA GGGGAGGAGGCCTGGTGAAAAATGGGCACTGGACGTTTCATCGCGCTGGATTGGGCAGTGGGAACGAGAGATCTTCAAGGATGTCTGTCGCCATGGTGGGAACGAGATCACCGGTCCTGGCTTTCTCCTACCAGACACCATCGTGTAA